A genomic window from Methylorubrum extorquens includes:
- a CDS encoding fused DSP-PTPase phosphatase/NAD kinase-like protein, whose translation MFNRFLPPETRYARRMARIAKFERPIDGSVSRAKAWANMLLVDHGIFRLAYLNRHRIGTGIVWRSAQPTPHQLAWFKRQGVRTIVSLRGGREHGSWPLQREACERQGLKLVEFVLRSREAPSRETLLTARDFFAGLEYPAVMHCKSGADRAGLAATLFLILHEGRPVREALRQLSPRYGHFRFAKTGILDAFFATYLREGEARGQSFLEWVEHTYDPQAITQNFRAGFWSDVVVDRLLRRE comes from the coding sequence GTGTTCAACCGCTTCCTTCCCCCCGAGACCCGCTACGCGCGGCGCATGGCCCGCATCGCGAAGTTCGAGCGGCCCATCGACGGCTCCGTTTCTCGGGCGAAGGCCTGGGCGAACATGCTGCTGGTCGATCACGGGATCTTCCGTCTCGCCTATCTCAACCGGCACCGGATCGGCACCGGGATCGTCTGGCGCTCGGCCCAGCCGACGCCGCACCAGCTCGCGTGGTTCAAGCGCCAGGGCGTGCGCACCATCGTGTCGCTGCGCGGCGGACGCGAGCACGGCTCCTGGCCTCTCCAGCGCGAGGCCTGCGAGCGGCAGGGGCTGAAACTCGTCGAGTTCGTTCTGCGCTCGCGCGAGGCGCCCTCTCGCGAGACCCTGCTGACGGCGCGCGACTTCTTCGCCGGCCTCGAATACCCGGCGGTGATGCACTGCAAGTCGGGAGCGGACCGGGCCGGGCTTGCCGCGACCCTGTTCCTGATCCTGCATGAGGGCCGGCCGGTGCGGGAGGCTTTGCGCCAGCTCTCGCCGCGCTACGGCCATTTCCGCTTTGCCAAGACCGGCATTCTCGATGCGTTCTTCGCGACCTATCTCCGCGAGGGCGAGGCGCGGGGCCAGAGTTTTCTGGAGTGGGTCGAGCACACTTACGACCCGCAGGCGATCACCCAGAACTTCCGCGCCGGTTTCTGGTCCGACGTCGTCGTCGACCGCCTGCTGCGGCGCGAGTAG
- a CDS encoding GNAT family N-acetyltransferase, with protein sequence MTTTTVSIRRARAADAANLSAIFDDAWREAYQGVIPGIALERFLARRGPETWRDMIGGGRGFAVIAFGERIAGYAAYGRARDRAMRADGEIDELYIAPEFQGLGLGTRLFRAVRNDLIDRGLTRIGVWALADNARACGFYEGLGGVAGPESVERVSGFGLPKIGYLFT encoded by the coding sequence ATGACGACGACCACGGTGAGCATCCGCCGTGCCCGCGCCGCGGACGCGGCCAACCTCTCGGCGATCTTCGACGATGCGTGGCGCGAGGCCTATCAGGGCGTGATCCCGGGGATCGCCCTGGAGCGCTTCCTGGCCCGGCGCGGACCGGAGACTTGGCGCGACATGATCGGCGGCGGGCGCGGATTCGCCGTCATCGCCTTCGGCGAGCGGATCGCGGGCTATGCCGCCTATGGCCGGGCGCGCGACCGGGCCATGCGGGCGGACGGAGAGATCGACGAACTCTATATCGCCCCGGAATTCCAGGGCCTCGGGCTCGGCACCCGCCTGTTCCGGGCGGTGCGCAACGACCTGATCGACCGCGGACTCACCCGCATCGGGGTCTGGGCGCTCGCCGACAACGCCCGTGCCTGCGGGTTCTACGAGGGCCTGGGCGGCGTGGCCGGCCCGGAATCGGTGGAGCGCGTCTCCGGCTTCGGCCTGCCGAAGATCGGCTACCTGTTCACCTGA
- the ppa gene encoding inorganic diphosphatase — protein MDINAISIGKNPPDDVNVIVEVPLGGEPIKYEMDKDAGTLVVDRFLYTPMFYPGNYGFIPHTLSGDGDPCDVLVANTRAIIPGAIISVRPVGVLVMEDDGGEDEKIIAVPSRKLTQRYNRVENYTDLPEITISQIQHFFEHYKDLEPGKWVKVVRWGDKAEAHRLILEGIERAKAQKAG, from the coding sequence ATGGACATCAACGCCATCTCGATCGGCAAGAATCCGCCGGACGACGTCAACGTGATCGTCGAAGTGCCGCTCGGCGGCGAGCCGATCAAGTACGAGATGGACAAGGACGCCGGCACCCTCGTCGTCGACCGGTTCCTCTACACGCCGATGTTCTATCCGGGCAATTACGGTTTCATCCCCCATACCCTCTCGGGCGACGGCGACCCCTGCGACGTGCTGGTGGCCAACACCCGCGCCATCATCCCCGGTGCGATCATCAGCGTGCGCCCGGTCGGCGTGCTGGTGATGGAGGATGACGGCGGCGAGGACGAGAAAATCATCGCCGTGCCCTCGCGCAAGCTGACCCAGCGCTACAACCGCGTCGAGAACTACACCGACCTGCCCGAGATCACGATCAGCCAGATCCAGCACTTCTTCGAGCACTACAAGGATCTGGAGCCCGGCAAGTGGGTGAAGGTCGTGCGCTGGGGCGACAAGGCGGAGGCCCATCGCCTGATCCTCGAAGGCATCGAGCGCGCCAAGGCCCAGAAGGCCGGCTGA
- the pyrH gene encoding UMP kinase: protein MPETTTYRRVLVKLSGEALAAPDGFWLHPPMLAALAEDIAATISRGIQIAVVVGGGNLIRGARISQAGWIDRATGDSLGMMATVMNSLAIETALNAAGVQARTMSAVSMPTICETYARQPALHHLDKGQVVVLAGGTGNPYFTTDTAAVLRAAELRCDAVLKATQVDGVYSADPKHDPDAIRYDRITHDEAIARDLKVMDTAAFALARESRLTIVVGSVHAPSSINAILTGGSVSTRVVP from the coding sequence ATGCCGGAGACGACGACCTACCGCCGCGTCCTCGTCAAACTCTCCGGGGAGGCCCTGGCCGCCCCCGACGGCTTCTGGCTGCATCCGCCGATGCTGGCGGCCCTGGCCGAGGACATCGCGGCCACGATCTCCCGCGGGATCCAGATCGCGGTGGTGGTCGGCGGCGGCAACCTGATCCGCGGGGCGCGCATCTCCCAGGCGGGCTGGATCGACCGGGCGACGGGCGACTCCCTCGGCATGATGGCGACGGTGATGAATTCGCTCGCCATCGAGACCGCGCTCAATGCCGCGGGCGTCCAGGCCCGCACCATGTCGGCCGTGTCGATGCCCACCATCTGCGAGACCTATGCCCGCCAGCCGGCGCTGCATCACCTCGACAAGGGGCAGGTCGTCGTGCTCGCGGGCGGCACCGGCAACCCGTATTTCACCACCGACACCGCGGCCGTCCTGCGGGCGGCGGAACTGCGCTGCGACGCGGTGCTGAAGGCAACGCAGGTGGATGGCGTCTATTCGGCCGATCCGAAGCACGACCCGGACGCAATCCGCTACGATCGCATCACCCACGACGAGGCCATCGCCCGCGATCTCAAGGTGATGGACACCGCCGCCTTCGCCCTGGCGCGGGAGAGCCGCCTCACCATCGTCGTGGGTTCGGTCCACGCCCCGAGTTCGATCAACGCGATCCTGACGGGCGGCTCGGTGTCGACCCGCGTGGTGCCGTAG
- the tsf gene encoding translation elongation factor Ts encodes MANITAALVKELREKTGAGMMDCKGALNETNGDLEAAVDWLRKKGLAKAAKKAGRVAAEGLVAVESAGRHAAVVEVNSETDFVARNDGFQAFAREAAKLALNTDGTLEGLQAATFPGSSETVQEKLSNLIATIGENMTLRRVAKLEVSKGVIASYVHGQINDGLGKIGVLVALESEGDVEFLSTLGRQIAMHVAATNPTALDASGVDPAVVERESNILREKNAGKPDHVMAKIVESGLKSYYKEVTLLEQPFVHDGSKTVSQILKEAAGKAGGEVAIKGFVRYALGEGIEKEEGPDFAAEVASMSR; translated from the coding sequence ATGGCCAACATCACCGCCGCACTCGTGAAAGAGCTTCGCGAAAAGACCGGCGCCGGCATGATGGATTGCAAGGGCGCGCTCAACGAGACCAACGGCGACCTCGAAGCAGCGGTCGATTGGCTGCGCAAGAAGGGTCTTGCCAAGGCCGCCAAGAAGGCCGGCCGTGTCGCCGCCGAGGGCCTCGTGGCCGTCGAGTCCGCCGGTCGCCACGCCGCGGTGGTCGAGGTGAATTCCGAGACCGACTTCGTCGCCCGCAACGACGGCTTCCAGGCCTTCGCCCGCGAGGCCGCCAAGCTCGCGCTGAACACCGACGGCACCCTGGAGGGCCTCCAGGCCGCGACCTTCCCCGGCTCGTCCGAGACGGTCCAGGAGAAGCTCTCGAACCTGATCGCCACCATCGGCGAGAACATGACCCTGCGCCGCGTCGCCAAGCTCGAAGTGAGCAAGGGCGTGATCGCGTCCTACGTCCACGGCCAGATCAATGATGGTCTCGGCAAGATCGGCGTGCTCGTCGCGCTCGAGTCCGAGGGGGACGTCGAGTTCCTCTCCACGCTCGGCCGCCAGATCGCCATGCACGTCGCCGCCACCAACCCGACGGCGCTCGACGCCTCGGGCGTCGATCCCGCCGTGGTCGAGCGCGAGAGCAACATCCTGCGCGAGAAGAACGCCGGCAAGCCGGACCACGTGATGGCCAAGATCGTCGAGAGCGGCCTGAAGAGCTACTACAAGGAGGTCACCCTCCTGGAGCAGCCCTTCGTCCATGATGGCTCCAAGACCGTCTCGCAGATCCTCAAGGAAGCCGCGGGCAAGGCCGGCGGCGAGGTCGCGATCAAGGGCTTCGTCCGCTACGCGCTGGGCGAGGGCATCGAGAAGGAAGAGGGGCCGGACTTCGCCGCCGAAGTCGCGAGCATGTCGCGCTAA
- a CDS encoding 30S ribosomal protein S2 has product MAVDFSMRQLLEAGAHFGHQSHRWNPKMQPYIFGTRNNIHIIDLAQTVPALHAALQAVSDTVARGGRVLFVGTKRQAADSIAEAAKRSAQYYVNSRWLGGMLTNWKTISGSIQRLRKVDETLEGGAVGLTKKERLMLTREKDKLEKALGGIKDMGGVPDLLFVIDTNKEQLAIKEAQRLGIPVAAIVDTNCNPDGISYIVPANDDAGRAIALYCDLIARAAIEGIGRGQGALGLDVGASEEPTAEELPPANDDVAAASVASDSIAQADVAALAESTEHFEQLAAPRGAPDDLTKLNGVGPQLVQKLNDAGVWHYWQIAAMQPEDVAKLDADLKLNGRFARDGWVEQSRAFVEAAAA; this is encoded by the coding sequence ATGGCCGTCGATTTCTCTATGCGCCAGCTCCTCGAGGCCGGCGCCCATTTCGGGCACCAGTCGCACCGCTGGAACCCGAAGATGCAGCCCTACATCTTCGGCACCCGTAACAACATCCACATCATCGATCTCGCCCAGACGGTGCCGGCGCTGCACGCCGCCCTCCAGGCGGTGAGCGACACGGTCGCCCGCGGCGGCCGCGTGCTGTTCGTCGGCACCAAGCGCCAGGCGGCGGATTCCATCGCCGAGGCGGCCAAGCGGTCGGCCCAGTACTACGTCAACTCCCGCTGGCTCGGCGGCATGCTGACCAACTGGAAGACCATCTCCGGCTCGATCCAGCGCCTGCGCAAGGTCGATGAGACGCTCGAGGGCGGGGCCGTCGGCCTCACCAAGAAGGAGCGCCTCATGCTGACCCGTGAGAAGGACAAGCTCGAGAAGGCGCTCGGCGGCATCAAGGACATGGGCGGCGTGCCCGACCTGCTGTTCGTGATCGACACCAACAAGGAGCAGCTCGCGATCAAGGAGGCCCAGCGCCTCGGCATCCCGGTCGCGGCCATCGTCGACACGAACTGCAACCCGGATGGCATCTCCTACATCGTCCCGGCCAACGACGACGCCGGCCGCGCCATCGCGCTGTACTGCGACCTCATCGCCCGCGCGGCGATCGAGGGCATCGGCCGCGGCCAGGGCGCGCTCGGCCTCGACGTCGGCGCCTCCGAGGAGCCGACCGCCGAGGAGCTGCCGCCGGCCAACGACGACGTCGCGGCGGCCTCCGTGGCCTCCGACTCGATCGCCCAGGCCGACGTCGCCGCGCTTGCCGAGTCGACCGAGCACTTCGAGCAGCTCGCCGCCCCGCGCGGTGCGCCCGACGACCTGACCAAGCTCAACGGTGTCGGCCCGCAGCTCGTGCAGAAGCTCAACGATGCCGGCGTGTGGCACTACTGGCAGATCGCCGCCATGCAGCCCGAGGACGTGGCCAAGCTCGACGCCGACCTGAAGCTCAACGGCCGCTTTGCCCGCGACGGCTGGGTCGAGCAGTCCCGCGCCTTCGTCGAAGCTGCCGCGGCCTAA
- a CDS encoding methyl-accepting chemotaxis protein: MTLKRTLMGLFALMLLFAVGQGVLALVKLDAIGERTSEILDSTIPSINEAHTINAFVIRTRLWQFRYVTAESETARADSGEKVKTFMRDRNAKVEAYRRLISSPEEQQVYNDLLAKLEQLKPDWDRLRAFRPDQQDEALNYFRGPMNTRYLAVSEAARALVDVNMAASKVADAAIRAEQATAVKVTLVALCVTTLTAIGAMIFSFLGVSRPIERMTAAMRRLAGGDTDAPIPFAQRRDEIGAMSATVLVFRDNLLRARALEKETELARASAEEQRKAGMREMADGFEHAVGGILGTVTAAATELQATAQSMTAIATETAAQSTAVAAAAEQAAGNVGMVAAASEELGASVQEIGRQVAGSAELAGVAAGEAGQTVALVRDLSEAAARIGDVVALISTIAGQTNLLALNATIEAARAGEAGRGFAVVAAEVKELANQTARATEEISTQIARIQGATGEAVSAIDGISSRIREISGVATGIAAAVEEQGAATQEIVRNVGQASTGTSEVTNNIAGVASAADETGAAASQVLHSASDLSRQAERLNTEMFRFLATVRAA, translated from the coding sequence ATGACACTCAAGCGCACCCTCATGGGGCTGTTTGCACTCATGCTGCTGTTCGCCGTCGGGCAGGGCGTGCTTGCCCTGGTCAAGCTCGACGCGATCGGCGAGCGGACATCGGAGATCCTGGACAGCACGATCCCGTCGATCAACGAGGCCCACACCATCAACGCGTTCGTGATTCGGACGCGACTCTGGCAGTTCCGCTACGTGACGGCCGAGAGCGAGACCGCGCGGGCCGACAGCGGCGAGAAGGTCAAGACCTTCATGCGCGACCGCAATGCCAAGGTCGAAGCTTATCGGAGGCTGATCTCCTCGCCCGAGGAGCAGCAGGTCTATAACGATCTTCTGGCCAAGCTGGAGCAGTTGAAGCCCGATTGGGACCGCCTCCGCGCCTTCCGGCCCGACCAGCAGGATGAAGCGCTCAACTATTTCCGCGGCCCCATGAACACACGCTACCTCGCCGTCTCCGAGGCGGCGCGGGCCCTCGTCGATGTCAACATGGCCGCAAGCAAGGTTGCCGACGCCGCGATCCGTGCCGAGCAAGCCACGGCGGTGAAGGTCACCCTGGTGGCGCTCTGCGTCACGACGCTGACGGCGATCGGTGCGATGATCTTCTCCTTCCTCGGCGTGTCGCGCCCGATCGAGCGGATGACGGCGGCGATGCGCCGTCTGGCCGGCGGCGACACCGATGCGCCGATCCCCTTCGCTCAGCGGCGCGACGAGATCGGGGCGATGTCCGCGACTGTCCTCGTCTTCCGCGACAACCTGCTGCGGGCCCGCGCGCTCGAAAAGGAGACCGAGCTCGCCCGCGCCTCGGCGGAAGAGCAGCGCAAGGCCGGCATGCGCGAGATGGCCGACGGTTTCGAGCACGCCGTCGGCGGCATCCTCGGCACGGTGACCGCGGCGGCGACCGAGTTGCAGGCCACCGCCCAGAGCATGACCGCGATCGCGACGGAGACCGCGGCACAATCCACCGCCGTGGCCGCCGCGGCCGAACAGGCGGCCGGCAATGTCGGCATGGTCGCCGCCGCGAGCGAGGAGCTCGGCGCTTCGGTGCAGGAGATCGGGCGGCAGGTCGCCGGCTCGGCCGAACTCGCCGGGGTCGCGGCCGGCGAGGCCGGGCAGACCGTCGCCCTGGTCCGCGATCTCTCGGAGGCCGCCGCGCGGATCGGCGATGTGGTGGCGCTGATCTCGACCATTGCCGGACAGACCAATCTGCTCGCGCTCAACGCCACGATCGAGGCGGCGCGCGCGGGCGAGGCCGGGCGCGGCTTCGCGGTGGTGGCCGCCGAGGTCAAGGAACTCGCGAACCAGACGGCGCGGGCGACCGAGGAGATCTCGACCCAGATCGCCCGCATCCAGGGGGCGACGGGCGAGGCCGTCTCGGCGATCGACGGCATCAGCAGCCGCATCCGCGAGATCAGCGGCGTCGCCACCGGCATCGCGGCGGCGGTGGAGGAGCAGGGCGCGGCCACCCAGGAAATCGTGCGCAATGTCGGTCAGGCCTCCACCGGCACGTCCGAGGTGACGAACAACATCGCCGGGGTCGCCTCGGCGGCCGACGAGACCGGGGCGGCGGCGTCCCAGGTGCTGCACTCGGCGTCGGACCTGTCCCGGCAGGCCGAGCGCCTGAACACGGAGATGTTCCGCTTCCTCGCCACGGTGCGTGCGGCCTGA
- a CDS encoding acyl CoA:acetate/3-ketoacid CoA transferase, with amino-acid sequence MKKNKVITAEEAIALIRENDVLTTTGFVQSCIPEALHAALEKRFVDTGSPRGLTLIMTAGAGDSKGLGTGRLHHDGLLSRVIAANFGRMPKVAQAAQANLIRGYNLPQGVISQLYRACAAGQPGLFSKVGLKTYVDPRHGGAKVNELTTEDIVKLVEVDGEEWLFYTATKIDVAFIRATSADPSGNLSFEKEALTLDCLAQAMAARNNGGIVIAQVERIVDDGYLLPKDVRVPGILVDCVVVAEPEMHRMNYGVVYDAALAGEIRVPVTGIKRMPLNERKIIARRAAFELPPNGVVNLGVGAPEGISSVANEEKITPYITLTTEAGAVGGVLASGSSFGAATNADCIIDQNQMFDFYDGGGLDMTCLGMAECDGAGNVNTSKFGGKLNGCGGFINISQNARSVVFAGTFTAGGLEIAVQDGQVKIVQEGRARKFVTGVQQNTFSGPYAVERSQPVIYVTERCVFQLTKDGLELIEVAPGIDIERDILAHMDFAPVVRNPVAMDARIFREDPMELISDLLNLDLKSRVSLDAERNILFINLEGWYCRVKSDMDELRMTIVEACRKAGQRVNAVINHDGFRLNENLYDDYAGMIQYLQANYYATTTRYATSAFLRLKMEEALTKRGVAPHVFERKEEAQAFLGTTEDKKARKMISPAVASAA; translated from the coding sequence ATGAAGAAGAACAAGGTCATCACGGCCGAGGAAGCGATCGCGCTGATCCGCGAGAACGACGTCCTCACCACGACCGGCTTCGTCCAGAGCTGCATCCCGGAGGCGCTGCACGCGGCGTTGGAGAAGCGCTTCGTCGATACCGGTTCGCCGCGTGGCCTGACCTTGATCATGACCGCGGGCGCGGGCGACAGCAAAGGGCTGGGCACCGGCCGCCTGCATCATGACGGGCTTCTCTCCCGCGTCATCGCCGCCAATTTCGGGCGCATGCCGAAGGTGGCTCAGGCGGCGCAAGCCAACCTAATCCGCGGCTACAACCTGCCCCAGGGCGTGATCTCGCAGCTCTACCGCGCCTGCGCCGCCGGCCAGCCGGGGTTGTTCTCGAAGGTGGGGTTGAAGACCTATGTCGATCCGCGCCACGGCGGCGCCAAGGTCAACGAACTGACCACCGAGGACATCGTCAAGCTGGTCGAGGTCGATGGCGAGGAGTGGCTGTTCTACACCGCCACCAAGATCGACGTGGCCTTCATCCGCGCTACCTCCGCCGACCCGTCGGGCAACCTCTCCTTCGAGAAGGAGGCGCTGACCCTCGACTGCCTCGCCCAGGCCATGGCCGCGCGCAACAACGGCGGCATCGTCATCGCCCAGGTCGAGCGTATCGTCGATGACGGCTACCTGCTGCCCAAGGACGTGCGGGTGCCCGGCATCCTCGTGGATTGCGTCGTCGTGGCCGAGCCCGAGATGCACCGCATGAACTACGGCGTAGTCTACGACGCGGCGCTCGCCGGCGAGATCCGCGTACCCGTCACCGGCATCAAGCGGATGCCGCTCAACGAGCGCAAGATCATCGCCCGGCGCGCCGCCTTCGAACTGCCGCCCAACGGCGTGGTCAATCTCGGCGTCGGCGCGCCGGAGGGCATCTCCTCCGTCGCCAACGAGGAGAAGATCACCCCCTACATCACCCTGACGACGGAAGCCGGCGCCGTCGGCGGCGTGCTCGCTTCGGGTTCGAGTTTCGGCGCGGCGACGAATGCCGACTGCATCATCGACCAGAACCAGATGTTCGACTTCTACGACGGCGGCGGCCTCGACATGACCTGCCTCGGCATGGCCGAGTGCGACGGGGCCGGCAACGTCAACACCTCGAAGTTCGGGGGCAAGCTCAACGGCTGCGGCGGCTTCATCAATATCTCGCAGAACGCCCGCTCAGTCGTCTTCGCCGGCACTTTCACCGCGGGCGGCCTGGAGATCGCCGTGCAGGACGGTCAGGTGAAGATCGTCCAGGAGGGCCGGGCTCGGAAGTTCGTAACAGGGGTCCAGCAGAACACCTTCTCCGGCCCCTACGCGGTCGAGCGCTCGCAGCCGGTGATCTACGTGACCGAGCGCTGCGTCTTCCAGCTGACGAAGGATGGGCTCGAACTGATCGAGGTGGCACCGGGCATCGATATCGAGCGCGACATCCTCGCCCACATGGATTTCGCCCCCGTGGTGCGCAATCCGGTGGCGATGGACGCGCGCATCTTCCGCGAGGATCCGATGGAGCTGATCTCGGATCTGCTCAACCTCGACCTGAAATCCCGCGTCAGCCTGGATGCCGAGCGCAATATCCTCTTCATCAACCTGGAGGGCTGGTACTGCCGGGTGAAGAGCGACATGGACGAGTTGCGCATGACCATCGTCGAGGCCTGCCGCAAGGCCGGTCAGCGGGTCAACGCCGTGATCAACCACGACGGCTTCCGGCTCAACGAGAACCTCTACGACGACTATGCCGGGATGATCCAATATCTCCAGGCGAACTACTACGCGACGACGACCCGCTACGCGACCAGCGCCTTCCTCCGCCTGAAGATGGAAGAGGCGCTGACCAAGCGCGGCGTCGCCCCCCACGTCTTCGAGCGCAAGGAGGAGGCCCAGGCCTTCCTCGGCACGACCGAGGACAAGAAGGCGCGCAAGATGATCTCGCCGGCGGTGGCGTCCGCCGCCTGA
- a CDS encoding pyridoxal phosphate-dependent aminotransferase yields the protein MGFLADALSRVKPSATIAMTQKARELKASGVDVISLSVGEPDFDTPDHIKEAAIDAIRRGETKYPPVSGINPLREAIVKKFKRENGLDYKVSQTIVGTGGKHVIYNALLATLNPGDEVVIPRPYWVSYPEMVILCGGTPVFAETDMAHDFKLQPEELERVITGKTKWIILNSPSNPSGAAYTRDEMRKITDVLMRHPQVWVLTDDMYEHLTYGDFEFVTPAQVEPGLYERTLTMNGVSKAYAMTGWRIGYAAGPEQLIKAMDFVQGQQTSGASSISQWAAVAALDGTQEHLARFKAAFQERRDLVVSMLNQSNGLKCPTPEGAFYVYPSCAELIGKTTETGKTIGSDEDFVTELLQAEGVAAVHGSAFGLGPNLRISYATSNKTLEEACRRIQRFCGSLR from the coding sequence ATGGGCTTTCTCGCCGACGCCCTCTCGCGGGTGAAGCCGTCCGCGACCATCGCGATGACCCAGAAGGCGCGCGAGCTGAAAGCCTCGGGCGTCGACGTCATCAGCCTCTCGGTCGGCGAGCCGGATTTCGACACGCCGGACCACATCAAGGAGGCGGCGATCGACGCGATCCGCCGCGGCGAGACCAAGTATCCGCCCGTCTCCGGCATCAACCCGCTGCGTGAGGCGATCGTCAAGAAGTTCAAGCGCGAGAACGGGCTCGACTACAAGGTCTCGCAGACCATCGTCGGCACCGGCGGCAAGCACGTCATCTACAACGCGCTGCTCGCGACCCTGAACCCCGGCGACGAGGTGGTGATCCCGCGCCCCTATTGGGTCTCCTACCCGGAGATGGTGATCCTGTGCGGCGGCACGCCGGTCTTCGCCGAGACCGACATGGCCCACGACTTCAAGCTCCAGCCGGAGGAGTTGGAGCGCGTCATCACGGGCAAGACCAAGTGGATCATCCTCAACTCGCCCTCGAACCCGTCGGGCGCAGCCTATACCCGCGACGAGATGCGGAAGATCACCGACGTGCTGATGCGGCATCCGCAGGTCTGGGTGCTCACCGACGACATGTACGAGCACCTGACCTACGGCGACTTCGAGTTCGTGACCCCGGCCCAGGTCGAGCCCGGCCTCTACGAGCGCACGCTGACCATGAACGGCGTCTCGAAGGCCTATGCCATGACCGGCTGGCGCATCGGCTACGCCGCCGGCCCCGAACAGCTCATCAAGGCGATGGACTTCGTGCAGGGCCAGCAGACCTCCGGCGCCTCCTCGATCTCGCAATGGGCGGCGGTGGCGGCACTCGACGGCACGCAGGAGCACCTCGCCCGCTTCAAGGCGGCGTTCCAGGAGCGGCGGGACCTCGTGGTCTCGATGCTCAACCAGTCGAACGGCCTCAAGTGCCCGACGCCGGAGGGCGCGTTCTACGTCTACCCGTCCTGCGCCGAACTGATCGGCAAGACGACCGAGACCGGCAAGACCATCGGCTCGGACGAGGATTTCGTCACCGAGCTGCTCCAGGCCGAGGGCGTCGCCGCGGTCCACGGCTCGGCCTTCGGCTTGGGTCCGAACCTGCGCATCTCCTACGCCACCTCCAACAAGACGCTGGAAGAGGCCTGCCGCCGCATCCAGCGCTTCTGCGGGTCGCTGCGCTAG